GTCCAAGTCAACACCCAAAAAGCTTCCTCAATTGGGCTGTCCCCATCTCATCTTCAACACTTGAGCTTCAACATAGGTGATCTGCGGGCCCACTAATACCCATCCTGCTCACCAAGGGATGTGAGTTTACAATATGCTGGGACATTTCACATAGCTGAATATCTAAAGAACTTGGCAGTGGTCACCTACCACAGACTTTTTATTAAGACCAGACTGAATGTGTTGCCTTCCAAAATGCTCCAAGGCATAAGCAACTTCAGTGCAGAAATGGGCACTGTGTTATCAGGTGCAGATTGCCCAAAGTAGCAGCATCATTGATATAATTTTGATACCATTTAtcttgataccatcaaccatggtatcctcctggacccGCTCCAGGCAGTggaggaccttggggtctcaaaatttggtgccctctgcctgcctctcaccttccattctatatCATAGTTGCTGTGACACCTGTGGAACACCTGCGACTCCCCACCCTGTGCAACTAAaccagtcacactcccctaaaATCTCCTTTGCCTACATCAGctaagcagcagtgatgctggTGTTGAAAGGGCAGTTCCATCTCACCACATGTGCTCTTTCTGTCAGCATCTTTTTTCCAAAATTGGCCCAAAGGTACCATGTAAAACAATTCAAAACTTAGAGGGAAATTGGCCAGAGAACTTCTAGTGGAGAGGCAGTGTTGGTGTGGATTATACATGGGTAGCTTATAAGCAAATGCATAAGGGTTGGAGAGAGATGCTGTGGTGGTTAGGAAGGAGATGAGGCACCCTTAACCCACCCTGAtcctttgaggggtgggggggcctgggccgagcacccatgggggctggaactcctggaggccaccctaTGCGAGCATGATCGCCATGATCAAGgagaataattggatttaaaaTCATGAACATGcttcaaaagaagggggagaagataCTGCCAGGACTTTATCAGCTTCTGAGTGAGAAGAGAATCGAGGGAGTATTTCATCAAGAGGAAAGAATGATTGGGATGGAACGAAAAGGGAAGTAAACTTTTTATTTTCATACTTTAAGATGTACTTACAACCTTCCTGGACGGACTGTCTAATTATttgagaaaatgagaaatggaaacgaACTGTGTGGCATTGGAATTCATATAAATAGAGGATTGTCATCTGGTATGATTTTAgaagttgctttttaaattgttagagtaaaaaaaaaacctcccagaaTGTTTATTGGAATTGCCTGAAAGCCGCCGGCGAGTGGGATTTACGAGCTGTGGCGTATTTGGAATCTGAGAGATAATAGCAGCCTAATTGGAGTCTCGGAGTGCAGAAGGCAGCTAAAAGGCGAGGAAAGCTATAAATCAGTTACAAGAGATTGTGCATAGTGTGAACTAGCTGTTCCTCGCCAAAAAGCTGTACTCTTGCAAAAGTTTAGAAGAAGTTTGGAAGAAGACGGAATATGAGCCGAGGCATTCCTATCTTACTACAGGCTCGTATACTATAaggaatgccttatgaggaacagcttagggagctgggtatgtttagcctggagaagagaaggttgaggggtgatatgatgagaggatgccatatagaggagggtgaagggttgctttctgctactccagagaagtggacacaaagcaatggattcaaactacaagaaagaagattccacctaagcattaggaagaacttcctgactgtgagaactgtttggcagtggaatttgtcaGCAAgtaatgtggtggagtctccttccttaaAGGTCtccaagcagaggcttgacagccacgtcAAGAatactctgatggtgtttcctgcttggcaagttggattggatggcccccATGGTGTCCTCCAACTCCTCTCCTTTCATATTGCCAAAGTCTTTAATATGAGAGTATATTTTGCCTGAATTTGAACTTGATGAAGTGGGGAGAAATAAGATTCAGTTCTTGCTTAGGACAAACTTAACATACGTGTACACTTTATgaagattctctgattctatgttaTCAGCTCATGTCTGGTATGTCCTGACGGCTTTGTAACTGCTTACTTTGTAAGGAATGTTGTCCCTGCAAGGATGAGTATGTAGTGTCCTTGCCCACTGTAGCTGCTCATCCTGTTTGGCAGCTGTTCTTGCGAGGGTAGATATGTGATGATCTTATCTATAGCCGAAGGCTATCTACTTCCTTCATTCCCTGCTTTTCTTTTGGACAGCTTCCTAGCTTGTCCAGGGGTAGGGGTTGATATTCTGCAAGGCAAGGATTCGgggcctgtgagggacaggggatatcgcgaagtccctcccctcctgagttcaagcccatccccgagcacaggggaaagcagagagagttccgattccagtggggaagcaggaagtcgtgtccgaggctcaggcaaggtagcggagccagggtcccaggtgggacaggaaggggcaaataaggggggggagacccatccccccaactccggaattgcgcagaaagcggaggggaaagaggatgggtctacccaagcttttgtgttggagaaagacgcgccaaaagccattcggaggttctgaacccgactgagcacatagctccgtgtaaatagcaatgacttcagcactgtaaataagcagcaccaataaaagaataaaatgcagagctgtgtagagtcgttactctgaagtagcccgctccggccactgtgacagcaacctccgaatcttttttggggctactttggagttgccgggatgagtgcgtcagaggcggagaaatggcggcagatcgcagagaaagcccaacaggacctgcagcaactggcgctgcaggcacagggggaattaaaggcagctaaagaagaaaccaagaaggtccaggaggacaggctacaacttgcggaacaggtgagagcgcttcaggaaaaagagcagcaattaagggcggtggcggtagagctccaaaacaagttggatgccgagaaaaacaaggcgggaggggccccccaactccaagtgctgccaggaaggagagcggggaccctagtaagcaagttcaatggagacccgagggaatatcatggctttgagactgagatcgtgtatgctcttgagctgcaccatgatgagttccctgatgatgagcacagggtagcgtttattgtggaacaccttacaggggcagccagggagtggctaagaccgttaatcgcgacaaaaaatccttgcatgaagaatgtcaaactatttctagaggctttaaaaactatgtatgcgtccgatagccatatggaccagaccaaggaggaactgcataatttaaggcaaagaacaatgacagttcgcgaatattgggcgagattcaccatgctagtgcacagactggggtgggaactgcactcgcctccaatggaagcggcgttctacctggggttgaatgaggatgtgaaagatgagctctcgagaggtccaaagcccagtaatatggatcagctgagcaaagcggctctggcggtgggggtgagacaggaatcccggtggaacgacaagcaagcaacgtgcgcaaagcgggcttggttcccacggtcgcaggagaagccactcccccaacaacccttccaagccacgcctggggccagccaggaccaggaacccatgcaaattgatagcgcgcgcgggggggggcttttcaaaccccagcggcgacaagacgcaaggagggaaggggcgggaatcgctttctctgcaactccccccagcatctcgtcagagactgcccacatcgcagagagtggcaaggaaaggcgggaacagttgtgccctcccccactgacgcagcaccacagcagggaaacgggaaagcctggttgcaggagacaaggggcagcagccaggcgcagtcagcagacaacagccccagcccgcccacccgcacagcgcggagcagagccagcccacccctcccagagcaggagtggttctagaagtgacgctaacgctcccaaatggctatcccctgacggtcctcgccttaattgacagtggtgcatcagccaacttcttctcgagaaactttgcagaggagcaccagatccagcttctgcagctggactttcccctgcacgtagccaccattgacggcagggagttgctgggaggggccatcactcatcaacccccccccatgagaatgacggtgggaaggcactcagagacactggcattcaacgtcaccaccatctcagacccccccatcgtcttgggcatgagctggctggcgcgccacgacccctccatcagttggcaccagagatgcatcacatttgggtcggacttttgtctggaacattgcatgcagcaccaaccaggggaggggcctccaatagccacggtggccaccatgcacgtcaaggggggtgaggcgatacccaaaccatactgggacctgcaggaggtcttcagcgaagcggagtccgaccacctacccccacacaggtcttttgactgccagatcaacctggtgccaggggcaatgatacccccagccaagctgtacgccatgtcagatcaggaactggaggatctgcgtgcgtttatagacaagaacctcaaacgggggttcatcagagaaagcaaggcagcagggggcagcccggtcttctgggtggacaagaaagacacgcaacagcgccgtcttgtggtggattttagacggctcaattcagtgacagagccagtggctttccccatgcccagagtggacgatctcctgacagcggcacgcaggggcaagattttcaccaagctagacctgaggggggtgtacaacttgatcagaatccgggaaggcgatgagtggaagaccacgatgttcacgcctctgggctcttttgaatatctggtgatgcccttcgggttgcaagggggctcagcatgcttccaggccttcatgcaccacgtcctggggtccctcctcttcaagaactgcttggtcttcctggatgacatccttatctattccaatgacccagtgcaacatgtgaaggatgtcagggaggtgttgcagcgcctgaaggagaaccacctgtatgtgaagctggagaagtgcaagtttcacaccagggaagtagacttcctgggctacaaactgtcagacaaggggctggcgatggacaaggacaaggtgcaggccatcctggactggcacagccccaggacgcgcaaagatgcccaacgcctcctaggcttcgccaacttctacaggaaattcatcaagaacttctcacgtgttacggctcccatcacggactgcctgagaggcaagcagaagttcaggtggaccccagaggcgcaagcagcgttcgaaagcctcaagagggtgttcgcttcagaccaaaacctgttccacgtggtgcaagatgcgcccctacgcgtggaaacagacgcttcagacagggctttgggagcgatcctgttgcaactggacgccaacagagagtggagaccttgtgccttcttctccaggaagctgacccagccggagcgcaactacacggtgtttgatagggaactgcttgcgatccacgctgctttccagcactggcgacacttcctggtgggcgccaagcaccccatccaggtgtgcacagaccacaagaacctggagttctggagaacagccagggtgctcaaccagcggcagatacggtgggcagagttcttctcgaacttcaacttctccatccactacatcccgggggagcagaatgtcagggcggatgccctctcccgcaaaccagagtacatggagcaggagttgccaccagcacccaggcacattttccccccatcagcatggtcctgcggagcagcagtggtgagcgaggcagaactcacagcactgacagcagctgatgagtttgccacccgcatcttcagagaactgagaggggggagggagcaggcaaaagactttgcagaacgcagggggctgcttttctacaagggggcactgtacctgcccaccacccagcttagacgtaaggtcctcaagcagatgcacgacaacccgacggcgggtcattttggaagggacaaaaccgctcacctagtcatgagacacttctggtggccaggggtgcgggaagatgttagagactatgtacggggctgtgacacctgccagcgagcaaaggtggtcagagcgccaccagcaggtttgctggagccattagccacaccgcacaggccgtgggaagtagtgtccatggacttcatcacagacctgccgtcgtccaggggcaagaccgcagtgttggtggtggtggaccttatgtccaaaatgtgccactttataccgtgtgccagggcggtctctgcagaagagacagccaaactgtttgttgaccacgtattcagactgcatggattacctttaagggttatttcggatcgtggccgccaatttgtttccaggttctggaggcggctcatgaacctcctgcaggtggaggtcagcttatcgacggcgagacacccgcagaccaacggacaggcggagagggtcaacgccattctgcagcggTACctaagatgctacgtcagccagagacaaacggactgggtggatcgcctgccactggcggaatttgcctacaataatgcagtgcacgtctccacaggggtgtcgccctttaaggccaattatgggcgcgacctcagatctttcccggagagggagggggaggaggaggaggagggcccactggcagaggattgggcagaggaactggagacggtgcaccagcagctccgagaacacttggagagggccaaggaagcgtacaagaagggggcagatcaccacaggcgacaaggggaggtcatcagggtgggggacaaggtttggttgtcctcggagggccttcccattagagggaggtgcaaaaagctggcgcccagacggctgggccccttcaaggtcacgcaacaggtcaatccggtggccttcagattggcactaccagaggacatgagggtgcatccagtgtttcatagatcactgctgtcgccgtacagggaaagcagcaggctccgagacagcgaacaaacccccgagggagggggggagagggaaggcagggagcaactcaatgaggccacggccattcttgattcacggagaggggtggggggcctggagtacctcatggcatgggaggatgctccaccgtcacagaatcaatgggtcccagccactcagatacgggaggaattcttggtggaagaatttcacgccctctttccccacaaacccaagccctggcacatggaaagggaggggggagggggaggaagtactggagagcagttcaccatggggatgggaagcggagtttgaggaaccagaggaagaagtatgggcgtcgccgagatccacccagtcagaggaagaagcagactggcagcacatttttacccccaccagctctgacgccacggactttttgggattccagtcctcccaggcggaaggggggggctcgcaggactggggggaggtgttcacaccaacgggctcggaaagtactgagttcttaggcttccagtcgtcaccgacacctggggggggacctggggaggggagaaggggagcttgggaggggggtggatgtgagggacaggggatatcgcgaagtccctcccctcctgagttcaagcccatccccgagcacaggggaaagcagagagagttccgattccagtggggaagcaggaagtcgtgtccgaggctcaggcaaggtagcggagccagggtcccaggtgggacaggaaggggcaaataaggggggagacccatccccccaactccggaattgcgcagaaagcggaggggaaagaggatgggtctacccaagcttttgtgttggagaaagacgcgccaaaagccattcggaggttctgaacccgactgagcacatagctccgtgtaagtagcaatgacttcagcactgtaaataagcagcaccaataaaagaataaaatgcagagctgtgtagagtcgttactctgaagtagcccactccggccactgtgacagggcCTTATGGATTCATTAGCAATACGCTGCATCATATTTTGGCACATTTGCAAGAAGCAGGGAATACATAAGCAAAGAAGCAATAAGATAATAATAGGTCCTAAGAACATCATTAACAAACCCTTGAGCCATGCCGACCCGGGGAATATGCCATTTAGCCATGACATGTCCCATCTGTAGGTGTGACTCCTCAGTTCTGAAGCTTTGCACTATGATGGTTGCATTgtccttctttttaaaaggatcaaGATCTTTCCAAACCACTGTGATCTCAATAGAATGAATATTGCTACAAAAGTCGAGTGCCTGACCCTCTCTCTGCGGAGTGGGGGCAAAAGCCCATGGGGTCACAGGTACCCACACAGGGTCTATGATTCTTTGGAGAATTGAGGTTGCGGTGGAGACTGTcgtggctttaagaaatatggtttattaagctATGTGCACCTTcaatctgcatggagggagtccagatcttacagttAGGGTCCTTCCAAAAGGGGCTTGTACCACACACAGCAGCGAAGGCAGCCATCTGCCAACcttcccaagatggatcccagctCTTTTTCCTGCTTCTTATTCCCAGCAACCTTTGCTCCCAGACTCCCTCTTCCTGTCACCTCAAACACACACTCCACCTCCTTGGTAACATCCACATCGTGGATTCCTCCACAATGACCCATCAAcgccttttgtcatgttaacaagTTTGCTCTCTACTAAGCCAACCAGGCTGGTTTGGATAAGCCAGTCCAGGAATTCTCTGCCCGGCAGCTTGTATTTtaatccatatcccaattaatcaaaatcctaacATATATTcttttctagggtttaggggggtCCCCCCTTAAATCTATGGCAATATGCTGCTTCAAAGAGAATCAGAAAAATGGGGAAGATAGTGTTGGGGCAATACTCTGAGCATTGGAAGTGTGGTTTAAAGAGAACATAAGAATACCCCTGCTGGATCGTGCCCATGTCTCATCTgtcccagcatcatgttctcacagctgacaaccagatgcctatgggatgcctgcaagcagcacctgaggGCAAAAACACTGGACCCGTCTGCTGTTTTCCCAGTATCTTGTATTCAGAAGAAAATTGCCTCAAACAATGGAAATCCAAGATGCTCAAGCCACACATTCATGGCTTGTTTTCTCTTATCACTAAACCTTGTTTTCTCTGTGCTTGTTTTCCACTTCTGTGGTTTTCAAATAATTAAAGATAATAGTGCGTTTGACGTATATAACGTGTTTGTATTGCTTTCCAGGACAACCTTTACAataccttttttttgttttatagctTACATGTTGAACAAGTAAGGCTCGTTCCATAGGTTTTCATGATAGCCACATCTAAACTCCCCACCCCCGGAATATATTTATATCTGAAATCAGTGTTGGCTAGGAGTCCATGTAATGAATTGTTATTTCTTGGCGAATAAAATATGGCATGCAATTTATCACTGGAGTCTTTTTTCAGCCTTGTTTTGCCTTATGATCAAGACAAGCTACTTTGCATGCAACTTCCTAAGCTACTGGTTACCACATATCTCTCGCATGACCCTTTTTCTGCACAGGAAGGGAACTGTTATGCATCACATTGCTGCCCTCTGTAATGTCCTATTTCCACATGTAAATATTTCTTGAGACTGGGAGATTTCATCATTGGGGCCACAGAGACTTCTATATATTCAGGGGAGGAGTCCAGACCTCACTGCAGGCAGTGAAATCTGAGAAGCATCTACTGCTTGGAGAGCACTAAGAGGCAGACAGAACTAAACCCATCAGCAGCATCATGAAGCCAGgcagctttctcctcctcactCTGATGGTCTTCTTTTTGTACTCAGGTGAGTCATATTTCATATTGCAAAAGTTCTCTTTCTCGGAGAGGTGTAGGGACCAAACAATCCATGGACTAGCCATGTCTTCAAATGAGTGTAGGAAGGCTCCGCCTGTATTGACTAAATCCAGTTAAAATCTCTCTGCAGACCTTGGTGTTTGATGTCTGAAAGTTAAAGGAAGGAGGGGACATTGTTATTAAGCATAGGGACACTGGCGGCAGGGACACACATCtccccaaaacacacaaacaaacaaacaaacacacacttgaGCCTTTCCCACATTCTTTTGAACACTGAAACATTTCTGTTCTCAAGATTCCTCCTATATGAAATTATACATGCCAGGAAGAAGCAGAATGAATGTCCTGCTATGTGAGATTTACTCTATCAAATAAAGATACTCTACACCAGGGCTCTACATTGCAGAATACGCCCACCACTTTTCACACAATAGGAGCCTTTTTGAAAGCTGAGGCTCAAAACACTAATGCCCCCTAAAGCTACCACCACCACGCACCCTCCTTTCTTCATGGTCTCCCCGTGGCTCTTGTGACATAAAAAGTTGACTTAGCCATGATTCTAAACACACAAAGCACCACAGTCGGGCATTCAAGGGAAATCAATAGACCTGAGTCCCAGTTAGTTATGGACCAAACCAGTTTATACAGTTATTTATATTTAGTATAGTTAATTGACTTAACCATTTTCCATTGATTTGATTGTCTTCCTATGCATGCTCAGTGACATTTAAAGGAAAGTGTCATGTTGCTAAGGCACTTTTAGGATAACATAGGATGTAAAAGATACAATGCATCTCACTTTTCAGTTCCTAGAAAGAAATGTTATCAAATGGACTATTGTTCAACATATGAATTTGCGGAATAATTTTTACATTTTCTGCGTTTTGCATCTAGATGTTGTTGTTAAAGCAACATGGGAAGCGGTAAGTGGGACATCATTTATTGTTATGATAGAACATGGAAGTAGCATAAGTGAATTTATATTTCTtatgaaatgtttaaatattctctctctctctctctctctctctctctctctctctctctgtgtgtgtgtgtgtgtgtaatatggaATTTAAAACACAGGCAACAAAAACACATCTAcacaaatataacataaaaagcTGGATTTTTCCCATGATTTCACATGTCTAgtcccattccttttttaaaaagtcagtggtattattattagttcCAGCTGCTACTCACAATTTGTAAGAAAGTCTCAGCTTTTGGTCTGTAGTAGCCTAATGGGGCTATTCTATTATTACTAGACAGATTGCCCAACCTTCCAGGCATATTATTTAGTCACTGTTTTATGAATCCAGGCACTCACTGTGTTTTTTTcataaataaaattttgtttcacAGTGTGAAAAACTTTGTACCTGTTCTAACCCTGCAATATTTTTAACTTTAAAGGTGTCTTGTATGAAATCCCTGCCACCAACCATCTATAATTTGACAGGTTTAAGACCCCGAAATGGGGCCTTAACCATGTCACCAAATCACATGCCCCAAGTGGGAACTTGGGATGAATAGAGACCAACATTATCACGCAATTCACTGCTTGCCAGGACAATAAATCAGCATTTCCTGTGCTTGGATGCACGCCTTAATATAACACTTGGTGTATTCCTCATCTGTCCCTCATTATTAGGCATGTCATAATCAGAAAGGCCTTGCAGTCCAAAGGTTAAGTGGGGAGGACCTTTAAAAGTGTTGTGTTCTTCGTCTTCAGGAATATTGCAAACATCATCCAAACCCAGCATGCATCTTCGAGAAACGTCCCCACTGCGGTTCTGATGGCAATACCTATGGCAACCAGTGTGACTTCTGCAATGCATATTTGTGAGtacatcatagaatcacagagttggaagggaccccgagagtcatgtagtccaacctcgtgcagtgcaggaatcttttttccaCCTCAGACATCTTTATTGGAAGTTTAAAAGTACATGATTATATTTGCACTAAGCATGGTGAGATGTAAatagaagaaaggaaaagaaaaagagaatcaACCCCCATGTAGATGGAAaagtca
Above is a window of Zootoca vivipara chromosome 2, rZooViv1.1, whole genome shotgun sequence DNA encoding:
- the LOC118080478 gene encoding ovomucoid, with the translated sequence MKPGSFLLLTLMVFFLYSDVVVKATWEAEYCKHHPNPACIFEKRPHCGSDGNTYGNQCDFCNAYFESKRTLKLNYYGKCIMKV